The Streptomyces sp. A2-16 sequence GAGCAGGTCGTGATCCTGTCCATCGGTACCGAGCCAGTGCCTCGCGTCCCGGCCGACCGACGGATCGTTGTCGACGACCTCGGGTACGGCGACGACGGGATCATCCACGTCACCGCCCGGTTCGGCTACATGGAGACGCCGGACGTGCCCGGCACACTGGCCATGCTCGACCCGGCCGATACCGAAGGGCCGCTGCAACTCGACCAGGCGTCCTACTTCCTGTCCAAGATCGAGCTCCGGCGCGGGAAGGCCCCGACGATGGCGCCCTGGCGCAAGCGGCTGTTCATCGCCACCTCCTACATCACCGCCGACGCCGCCGAGTACTTCAGCCTGCCCCGCGACCGCACGGTCATCATGGGATCGCACATCGAGGTGTAGGCGTCCCTGCCGTCGGAGGGCCCCACTCGGTCACCGGAATCTGCAGACCGGGTCAGGACAGTCCCGACTCCCGGAGCACCGCCCGTGCCGTCTCGTCGTCGATGCGGCGGCCCAGGCGGTCGAGGACGTCCGCTCCGTGGCGGAGCGTTCCGCGTTCCAGGGAGCGGCGGACGCCCGTGTCGAGCTCGTGCCAGAGCAGGGGGTTGGCGGCGAGGGTGCGTGCGTCGAGCTCCAACGTGTGGCCGTGGACGTCCCGCAGGACCAGGTGGGAGGAGACGCCGTCGTGCTGCCGTACGGCGGTCAGCGCGTCCGTGCGGACGACGAGCCTGCGCCAGGGGGTGCGCACCGCCAGCCAGCCGGGGCCCGCGCTCACCCGCGGCGGCAGCAGCACGGCGCACACCGTGGCTGACAGGGTGACCCAGAGCAGGGCGCGCAGAGGTGTCAGGCTTCCGGCATCCCAGTCGACCAGGAGATCCATGGCGCAGAAGATCAGCGCGCAGCCGACCGCGAACCGGGCGCTGTCACGCCAGTGGCGGTCGCCTGCCGCGGCCGCCGGCCCGTTGCGTTCCATGCCCCCGACGCTAGGCGGCCGTAGGGCGGTCGGCTGCCGACACTGACGGGGTCCTGACGCCGTACGGGTGAGTATTGACGGCATCCTGACGGGGGCGCCGGAGGTTCAGCCGGTGTGCACCCGCGGGCGGCGTGCCCGGTCCGGTTCCGCCTCGCGCAGGACCTCGCGGGTGACCGGGGCCACCTCGCCCTGCCCGAAGAGGAAGAAGCGCAGGAAGTTGGCGAACGGGCCGCCCTCGGTCCACTCGAAGTAGATGTGCGGGGTGCAGCCCGTCTCGTCGCGGACGTGGAGCAGGAGGGCGGCGAGCGCGTTGGGGACGGACGAGGACTCCAGGGTCAGGACGCGGTAGCGGTCGTGCAGGACCTCGCCGCGGACCGTCAGGCTTGCCTCGAACTCGGAGGGGTCGGTGACCGTGACCTCGACGAAGACGAAGTCCTCCTGCTCCGGCATGTCGTTGTCGGCGCGGATCTGCTCGATCTTGTCGCGGTACTCGGCCTTGTCGCGCTGGTCGGGCTCGTTGGCGATGAAGCGGATCTTGCGGCTGGCGATGTCCCTGATGAATCGTTCCGCCATGTCGTCCAGCTCAACGTGCGTGACGCGCAGCTCGAAGGCGCGGGCCAGGCGGGAGAGGAGGGAGACAAGGATGATGCCGGCGATGAAGCAGGCGCCGATCTTGACGCCGTCGGGGCGTTCGATGACGTTGACGACGGTGACGTAGAGGAAGACCACCGAGATGGCCCCGAAGCCGACGGTCCAGTTCCGCTGGCCGGCCTTGTGGGCGGCGATGGTCACCGCGACCGCGGCCGAGCTGATGAGGACGAGGACGCCGGTGGCGTAGGCGCCGCCCTGGGCGTCGACGTCGGCGTCGAAGATCCAGGTGACCAGGAAGCCGATGAGGGTGAAGACGATGACCATGGGGCGGACGGCGCGGGCCCAGTGCGGGGCCATGCCGTAGCGGGGGAGGTAGCGCGGCATGAGGTTGAGCAGGCCGGCCATCGCGGAGGCGCCGGCGAACCACAGGATGGCGATGGTGGAGATGTCGTAGAGCGTGCCGAAGGCGCCGCCGAGGTATTCGTGGGCGAGATAGGCGAGGGCGCGTCCGTTGGCCGGGCCGCCGGACTCGAAGTCCTTCTCCGGGATCAGGAGGGTGGTGATGAAGCTGGTGGCGATCAGGAAGACGCTCATGATGACCGCGGCGGCCGTCAGGAGCTTTTTGGTGTCCCGGATGCGGCCCTTGGGGCTTTCCTCCGTGTCGCTGTCGTCGCCCTTCACGTGGGGCATGACCGCGACGCCGGTCTCGAAGCCGGACAGGCCGAGCGCGAGCTTCGGGAAGACGATGAGGGCCACGCCGATCATCACGAAGATGTTGCCGTGTTCGGCGGTCAGGGCGCTGGACCAGTCGGTGACGACGTGGCCCGCGGTGATGATGTGCCAGAAGCCGACGATCACGACGACGACGTTCAGGGCGAGGTAGAGGCCCACCAGGACGACCGCGAC is a genomic window containing:
- a CDS encoding APC family permease produces the protein MVTTERPPQRLRAWMLQGLSEMGRAGGHTGPHAEPKPAHKGERWYRVMCLTGVDYFSTLGYQPGIAALAAGLLSPIATIVLVIVTLAGALPVYRRVAEESPHGEGSIAMLERLLSFWKGKLFVLTLLGFAATDFLITITLSAADASTHLVENPHLNSALHDQQMLITLVLVALLGAVFLKGFLEAIGVAVVLVGLYLALNVVVVIVGFWHIITAGHVVTDWSSALTAEHGNIFVMIGVALIVFPKLALGLSGFETGVAVMPHVKGDDSDTEESPKGRIRDTKKLLTAAAVIMSVFLIATSFITTLLIPEKDFESGGPANGRALAYLAHEYLGGAFGTLYDISTIAILWFAGASAMAGLLNLMPRYLPRYGMAPHWARAVRPMVIVFTLIGFLVTWIFDADVDAQGGAYATGVLVLISSAAVAVTIAAHKAGQRNWTVGFGAISVVFLYVTVVNVIERPDGVKIGACFIAGIILVSLLSRLARAFELRVTHVELDDMAERFIRDIASRKIRFIANEPDQRDKAEYRDKIEQIRADNDMPEQEDFVFVEVTVTDPSEFEASLTVRGEVLHDRYRVLTLESSSVPNALAALLLHVRDETGCTPHIYFEWTEGGPFANFLRFFLFGQGEVAPVTREVLREAEPDRARRPRVHTG